The genomic window GGGTCCTGGGCTCCACCCTTCAGGAGCAGGAATGGGCATGTCCAGGAGGAGCAGGGCCAACACAGACGGTTCCACTGTTTTGGACATTGTCACTTTGGTACCACAAAATGTATAAAGTGGATGgacttcttggggaaaaaaaataataataaataaaaaataaaacctgttgAATTTTATTTCGCAAAATTAAGGCTTTCTGATCAACCAAGTATAAACTGAGTACAGTttaattcataataataaaattatataaaaataaaaaaataaaaagtaataagcTGAATAAGAATTAACGGTGGAAAATTGAGAGAagtatttggaattttaaaaataaaatgtgtatataccCAGATCACTATGGGGAGGTCTTTAGAACAGTGCTCAGTGAGTTGTATTAGTAAATGAAGCACGCAGCATAATACCTTTCGTGGGAATTGAAGTTGTATACATCGGAGCACCCCATTTTCTAAGAACACGTAGAAACAGAAGGACTGCACATCCGTATGGGAGAATGTGGGGAGCAGAAGGGAATGGGCGGGAACACGAGGAAGTTTACAGAGGGAGTCTGCTCAGAGCAAGTGATGACCAGGGGCCACGGATGGATGAGAAGGGTTAGTTCAAGCCCCTGCACTTGAGTCTACACAGAAAACACAGCAGAGGAAAACCAATGTCggaaatgttttcaaattaaGTTCTGTAGAATAAAGAGACGGGATTGGGATCATGGATCGCACCAGGGATAAAACACTAagggacaaaataaaaatatatactattatataaaatatttccatttctaagCAAAGAATCAAAATACGTGCAACATCCAAACCCTCTGGTTGGAAACATCAGGATTTTTGTGAACACCGGAGGCTCCAGGGTGGGATAAACTTCTGTATTTTACCTCTGGGTGGCAGTGGAGATTAGAGCAAAGCTTCTGCGTCCTTGTTCCTAAGACATTAGAAGCCCCCCAAATCAAGGGATTTGCAAACTCATGCTTAGGTTCACAGTGACTTGTTAGCTGGTCACTGACATTACTTACAAAATCATGCGTGTAAGACTGAGCCCATCAATAATAACACGGATTGAATCCAAGGGACTACACGGCAGGTAAAGAAAGATGAGGCCAAGAATGGGATAAATGTTAACAAGCGTCTGATGCTCTGAACACTGGCAGTATGAGGGCTGGAAATGATGAGAGGGCTCTGAGGTGACTGAAACAGGGTCTAGAAGGGTCTAGACAGATGCGGACTGGCAGACCATTTGGGAAGAGTACCGCTCTTCCTGGTCCTCAGACCACAAAGAAATCCCTCCCGTCAGTTCTTAGAAGGAAGAAGCTACGTGGCGCTATGAAAATGCCGTCGGGGAAGTTGGTTCCAACAGCTGCACGAGTTTCCTAGGTCTGCTTCAGTCTCTTAAATGAAGCAAGGTGATCCCGTCAGCCGGCGTGTAAGAGAAAGTGCCCAGCACAACAGGATCTGGCCGGGTATGCCTCGCTCCCACACTGTGGCGAGCTCAAGCGTTGATTGGACACTCTGCAGGGTTGAGCGTGTTGTCTCTGTTGAACCGAGGTCATGATTTTTGGGCAGCAGTGACGTTTACACGATATACTCTAACATACACCTCATGTACCACCATCGTACATTATCTCTTAAATGCGGGGCAGCAGCCCGTAATCAGCTGAGCCATGGGTGGGATTGGCAACTGGACATTTCTCACGGCGTTTGGAAATCTACCCAGAGACTGTCTCTTGAATCCTAGATTTGCTCCCAGGAGGCTGACGGCGTACGGGAGTACCGAGATTCTTCTGGAGGTGAAATTTTGGGGCTGCTCTAGGACAGAGGCGCTTGCTGGCCTAATCATGACTCCTTCCATTCCCAGGGCACAACCAACACTACTTCAGCGAGAAAGCCaggtgtgactttgggcaggaaCAAGTACGAGACCTAATTTGGGTATAACGTGTCCTGAGAAAAGCACCCATGGTCTTTGAGCCTTGAGCAGTGTGATTACCCGTTACCTTACTCGAGCGAAACCGCTCGCCAACCGTTTACCCATGTGCCGAAGTGGGCAGATGGATTGTCAAATGGGGTTCCACGGCTGAGACCCTGGTTGTCTCCGGAATCCATTTTCTGCTTCCTCTGGGAATACATCAAGTCCCATTGATGAGCTGGGCAGGATCAAGGCTGCCCCCTGAGGCCCCCTGCAAGCCGCTGTGGCTGTGTGTCTGCCGTCTGACCGTGGACGTACCACTTCAGTGATGCGGAACTGAACTGGGGGAGATGGGTGTGCTCggcctcctcctttctcatgatCGCCGGCGGAATGCGGGGTTGGAAGGAAGGATCCCCAGCAACCTCCTCAGAGGATGGGGTGACCTTCAGAATGAGGACCAAGCATGGTAAAGACCATAACaggacaaaacaaagcaaaacaaaacacacacactcacacacacacacacaccaaaaacccaaaacaaaagagGAAGCTAGCCACCAAGTCCCTGATACAACAGAAGGCCACAGCCCTGAACTGCCCTTTCTGGTCTTttcaggagagagggagaagcgctatctttttaaagatagtGCTAATttgaatctttaataaaataaaagtcaaatatgTACTTtcaaaaatatcctttaaatGGATATCCTCAGCTGTAGCTCGGCACGatattttagtaaaattaataCCATAAGCAGAATGACATTAGAATCCCAGTTCAATGGACTTGATTCCTTGTACAAGTCAAAGgattaagggattttttttttttaaagaaaatgaacagatgaTGTCAATAGGAAGATGGTCATTGATGCAAGCCaattgccatttttaaatttcaactctaAATTTTAGCGTATAAAGTCAGTCTTTGCTTTGCATGGGAGCGTGAGACTGTACAGATTGATCGTGTAAGCCTCACTCTTACAAAAATGTCTGGCTTctgtctgcaaaaaaaaaaaaaaaaatagtgccgTCCATATATAATTGCACACAGAAATGGAAGGGCCAAGTGGTGAGGCGTGGGGTCCTTCCAGATGTCAGCCCGGGCGGCGGCAGGCCTTTGCGTGCGTGGAGGAGGAGACAAGCAGGAGAGGTGATACAGGAGAGGCGGGGGCTCCGGTGCAGGCTAACAAGAGAACAGTGTGGACACAAGATGGGAAAGCGAGAAATGAGACCCAGGAAAGGGAGAGCATAAACCTCTGTAAATGGAGATGAAGGTGCACCTAGGCCAGGTCAGACAAGGCTGAAGCTGAAGCTGGGTTAGAGGCCATCGGCTTCTCTCCTCAGACGCGCCCTTGCGTTCTGCAGGGGTCCTTGTGGGGTCGATCCTGCCCTCAGTGCTGAGGACGGGGCGGGtggaggacagagaagagaggcagggCTGCTGCTGGGAGCCAGGAAGGGGAGAATAACGCGGAGGCGTGTTCATGAGGAAATGAAAGGACCCCGGTAATAGCCATGTGGTTGTGGAAGCAGCGAGATTTCTCAAACAGGGAAATGGGCAGAGCCTGAGGTTTGGCCAGGAGGGGATGGCAGAGAGGGGGTAATGAGACCATGTGAGCTGGGCTCCCAGGGGGAGTTGAGGAGAGCTCTCTCTGAGGGGCCAGCATGTCCCCATGGAGGTGAACCTGGGGGACAGGCAGGCTCCCAGGAACCGTTCGGGTGACTGGATGGACACAGCCCCGTTCTGGGCTGAGCTGGGATGGGCACcactgaggcaggcagaggagccgGGGGAAGGCTGGTGCCTGAGGCCGAGCACTGGCCACCCTCAGATGGCAAGACCCTCACCCCTGGCTGCATTCTGATGGCAGATGGCCCCACCCATCTCAGACCATCCTTTGGGGACGGCGCGTGCCCACAGGCAATCtccccccctcctctgcccacgTCGGTATGAGACGGATGCACTCAGGTGGGGTCCGGAGTGTTTCTTGTGCAAGCAGCTGAACTATTTTAAGCACAAGCCTGATGTGAGCTGTTCGGGTAGggagtcgaccacccctcaattagacagagaacactctcgataatgcaagttACATGTCAAGGTTTATTTggcaagcttaagcttgggcccaaatatacccgacacagcagagtagggacttggaccccgaggctagttaaggcaggggttttTATGGGTCATTACAAGAggcttggggctgggggaggaggagaagtttCAGACTTTTCTGCAGTAGGCTGATTAGCTGTTGCCTGGCTGGTTACAGGGTTAGGTACTTTCCTGGAAGTGTTTACAGGGTTAGgtattcctgttactaaagcagggtgggggtccctggaagtaaagtaaagtaggggaaagttcagcccctGGGCCTGAGATGGCTGCCCAAGCTAAGATGGCCGGACTTACGCTAACCCGCTCTTACGGAGCAAGTTTACATTAATTTGGCACCAAGGCAGAGTGCCCAGTAGACGTGAAGACGGTGCGGGCTGCCCCGGGTCACGCTCCAGCAGATGGGAATGAGGTCAGAGGGGAAGAGGCACGTGAGGGATCTGGGAGCAGGTAGGGGACAGCTCCCAGGAACGCAGGTTTCCAGCTTCTGTTCGGGTGACTGGCCGGACACAGCCCCGTTCTGGGCTGAGCTGTACCTGCTCTCCTCATTCCCCTGTGGCCGAGCTTCCCCACatacttctcctttccttcaaaCTCCGTATTCTTTCCTGGGGCGATCACATGGATTGCATCACGGGTGAGTCCAGGAGAGAAACGGGGTGTAAAACAAATCTCCACGCCTCCTTCCCATGCCTGCGGGGTCATCCCGGTCTCCTCCAGCCTGTGTAGACTCTGGCAGCTTAGCCCGGCCTAGCCTCACAGTCACCTTCCCCAAGTCCTTGAGACTAAAGTgcaagacaggggcgcctgggtggctcagtgggttaaagccgctgccttcggctcaggtcatgatctcagggtcctgggatcaagccccacatcaggctctctgctctgtggggagcccgctccccccctctccctctgcctgcgtctctacctgcttgtgatctctgtcttccaaataagtaaataaaatctttaaataaataaataaagtgcaagACCCTTGATTTCCAGGGAattctctcttcctggcttgcagacagccgCCTTCTTGATATCTCCTCACATGACCTTCCCTGGgccaggggacagggagagagagagagagagagagagagagagaaggctgtTTCTTCTCATGAGGTCCCCATTAGTGTCTTGTGTAACCACAGTTACTTCTTAGTGGTCCCATCTTCAGACAGAACCGTACTGGGGGAGGGTTAGGCCTTCGGTATATGAACTTTGTTGGGGAAGGGCACAAATAATCAGTTTATAACAAGACCGCTTCATTGGGGGTTCACTGCCCACAGAACCACTTGGGTTGCACACGTCACGGGAAGTCGCTGGAGGCTTTATCAGAAGCGAAGCTGACAATCTGATGGACGATCTTGTGCTCTGTATCTCTGCCTTGTTTGGTTCTGAGCtcgggagggggaagaaggctcgtTATCTGGGTCTACAGGCTCCATGATATAACCAGTATGGACGGCTGGGTTGCAGCCATAAGGAAGCCTGAGGATCTCAGCGGCTTGCTTTCTGACACCGGCGCAGAGCACGCGGCCTCTGTCTCGGGGCCGTCATCCCAGGCCGCGGCTGTCCGAGCTCTGCAGACCAGGTGCTCCGAGGCCGGCATGGGGTCTAGGTCTGCAGCACCACACATCCTGCCGGCTGGACCTCCGTGGCCctaaccctcctccccccaggagggagcaggagggctgTGTGTTTCCTACGGGGGAACGTGACAACCAGACAGCATCCTGTGGGCTGTGGCTTCCTAACACCAGAGATTGCCACCGACAAGAAGGTCCAGGGGACGATGGGATCTGGGGGCTGTGCAGGATCTGGGTGGGGCTGAAATCGTGGTTGGTGGTTCTTGGAGGAGTTCGTGGCATACAGAAGTCGCCCCGTATCTGTGGTCGTCATAGAAAGAGCTCACTGATGGCGACTTCCAGCCTCACTACTGATGCTGCCAAATGTGGAAGAGAAGCGGCTGCAAATGGGATTTCAGTCAGTGTTCGCTGCGCTTGGTGAGTTCTGGACGTTATTAAACGGAGCTGTGATAACGTGTGGCTTGGGTCGTTAAAAGATGGGCGCACGTTAACCAACCAGAGCCATTGACAGATCCCCTGGCACTTCTCAGTGTATCTTCCAACACTCAGACGCTACTCCTCTTTGACAATGTGTTTTCGTCGGGTCACAGTCCTTACTGTCCGTGAGAGCGTTCTCAACCTCCCCTTGCATGGGTCGCCCGGAAAGCTGCACCTCTGACCACCCCCGTCCCTCGCCGGACACATTGTCCACCACATCCTCAGACTGGCAAGGTCAGCCCCCTCCCAAGACTTCTAATTACGGACACCCCAGCAGCCAGGAGGTCAAAAAGGCCTCCCTGGAGAACGTCGTTCCTGCGCCTGGGACGCTAGACCCTGAAAGGGCAACGACCACGATGTGCTCCATTCCTCGGTTTAAGCCCACACGTCCATCTCGGTCTGTTCACTCACCTCCTAAGACACTTGGTACCCGGCATGTGCTGGGGGACTTTCTAGTGAGTGAGTATATGGTCTGAACTCAAGAGGAGGGCATCTGCTTTGTATGTTTGATGGTCTTATGCTCTGGGGTGGCTGCgctttcctctctaaggacaGTGGAGAACCGGCTACGGCTTAGACATGTGCCTGGACAGACGGCAGAGCCCGAGAGCCCCGGTCCTCGCATTTAAAAGGAGCCAGCGAGCCTCAGGAAGGGATGCAGGTGGAGGGAAAGAGGGGGCCGTGAAGATACTTTaaggggaagaggaggatggAGTGTCCAGacaggaggcaggaagggacACTGAAGCAGAGCTGGTGGAGAAACTGGAGCTCTGATCTGTTAGGACAAGCCGGGCTCGGCGACACCGCGCTGTTCCTGGGTTTTGTTGTAGTGAGATGCGAGTCTCTGAGAGGTACCGAGACCTTCCAGCGTCACACACGACTTCGAGGAGGGAATCAGGCAGCGGGGAGGCTGAGGACGAGGAGAGCAGCTGGGAGCCAGGCTGGAGGACAGCTTTGGTCTGAGCTGGAGGGGAAATGAGAGCCAGAGTAGGAAGCTGGAGGTTGAAGGAGCAGCAGATCGTCTTTTGTTTCAATTAGCAGTCGGTGGGGGGCACGGCTTGTTGGTAGAAAAAGGAAGTCAGAGCAGAAACACCAAGGGGCAGGGCTGCTGAGAACAGAGAGCTGAGAATCGCCTGCAAGGGACATGCCCTCTCTGGAGCTTGTCCTGCTGGCTGCTCTCCTCCTGGTGGGTGGCGGCGCGGAAGGTAAGAGCTCTGCCCGCTGCCCAGTCCCTGAtccgggtggggtggggtgtgctcGCCTCTCCCAAGGCAGGTCACAGTTCTCAGGTCACCAGAGTGCTCAGCCCTGAGGGTTCCTGTCTCCAGGTAAGGCTAACTCTCTGAAAGGACGTGGTGCGTGCGGGGCACCGGGTGAGGGAAAGGCCATCACTAGCCCAGTCATAAcgtgtctccctcccttcctccttctctcatttcccccctttctccctctttctctccctctcgctcgctccttctcctttgtctctgactctctctccttttctctcccacctctctctgcggctctttctctccctctctctccccctccctccctccctctctctttcttgcctccttctctctctgtctctcgctttctccccaaccccacctctcTCATAACTGGCTCACTTTCATCTTCTCCTTCCTGCTTGCCTCCTTTTTCCCCTTCAGTTACCTGACCCTCTACCCTTCTCTcccctcagccacccaggagcacgtCTTGTTCAGCGTCATCCAGATCTCATCCTTTGCCAACCAGTCCTGGGCACAACATCAGGGCTCAGGTTGGCTGGGTGACATGCAGAGTCACGGCTGGGACAGCGAGCTTGGCACCATCATTTTCCTACACAGCTGGTCTAAGGGCAACTTCAGCGATGAGGAGATGATAGATTTGGAGCTGCTGTTCCGTGTCTACTTCATTGGATTCACTCGGGAGACGCAAGAATATGCCGGTCAAATGCACTTTGGATGTGAGTTCAATCCAGTCCATTAAGGAAAGCCCTCAGAAAGTTCCTCTATTTCTGGGCAACATCCTCATACCCTTCGGGACCACTGCTCTGTATTCCTGTCCTGCCATAAACATCTCCACGCATACACTTCTTGGGAGTCGTTGCAGATGTGGACGCCTCGAGATTTCCTGGACTCTTGCTTCTTCTGACTCCTctttttcttgtgtattttcATCTTTCCCCAGTGGTCGCCCTTCTGTGgtaagacacagagacacacagttgTCCTCCTGCCTTAAACTGTGGTCTATTCCTCCATTCAGTACCTTCCAAGGTCTACGTCCACAACCCAACCCCCATTATGGCCCATGTCATGTGCCCCGGAGAGCTGTACCTGCGGCTCTTTCACATgggctcctgcccccaccctcacccGCTGACCTGCAGCTCACCTAGCATTTCCCTGACTTCTTTGAGTCAAATTCTTAATTCTTGGCATGTGCCCTttacagcccctcccccaccccaccaattCTCTTCCGTGTTCCTGACCGAACACATCCTTGGCCTATGCCCACACCCCTATAAATTCTTCTTGCTCCACTTTTTAATAAAGTTCTTATACTGTTTCTCTCACCACCCCCCAATCTGtttgtccttcttccttcttcccagatCCTATTGAAGTACAGGTGAGAGCTGGCTGTGAGCTACATCCTAATGACACTGTGGAAAGCTTCTTACAGGCAGCTTATGGTGGATCGCATTTCCTGAGTTTCCGAGACATGTCATGGGTGCCAGCTCCAAAGGGTGATAGCAGAGCCCAGAGTGTCTGTGACCTCCTGAACCAGTATGAAGGCATCAGGGAAACAGTGCATAAGCTCCTCACACATACCTGTCCCCGATTTGCCTTGGGTCTCTTCGATGCAGCGAAGGTGGATTACGAGAGGCAAGGTTTGTACAACCCTTTCCTCAAAGACTTTCCCATACGAGACTTGCCCCTTTCTATCATCCCTTTCAAAGTTGGAACAAGGAAGAATTCAAGACAGATAGTGCTGCTGGGTACAAGTTTCCTAATCTTGTGCGCACTGATGTGGCTAAAGCCCCCTAAGCTGCATGTTAGAGACCCCATCTGAATACCTCTCGTGCCTTCTCCAGTGAAGCCAGAGGCCTGGCTGGCCACTGGCCCCCGTCCTGCTCCCGGCCGTCTGCTGCTGGTGTGCCACGTCTCCGGCTTCCACCCGAAGCCCGTGTGGGTGATGTGGATGCGGGgtgagcaggagcagcagggcacCCAGCAAGGCGACATCCTGCCCCACGCGGACGGGACGTGGTATCTCCGAGTGACCCTGGACGTGGCGGCCCGGGAGGTGGCCGGTCTGTCCTGCCGAGTGAGACACAGCAGTCTGGGAAACCAGGACATCGTCCTCCACTGGGGTGAGAAAGATGGGGTCTGCAGGTGTGCAAAGGTGGTTTTTGAGCATAGAGGTTAGGACAGAGGAAGGTTTCATGATGCCAGACGAGGTGGGAGCAGTATCAGGACGGAATGAATGAGAGTGACTTCAGGAGTATAGGGACGGACCGGTGGAGCACGAGGGGCAGGTGTGAGCGACTTCGGCAGAGACGAGCGGGTATGAGAGCACAGGGACAAGGCCGGTGGAGGACGAGGCTCGTACCCAGGGCACATGTTGACGTGGGGGAAATCAGGGGACAGAGCAGAAGTGGCAGTGGGTGGAGAATGACATTGGTTTGTCTCTGCAATCCCCACAGAGCAGCACCTCTCCGTGTACTTGATCCTGTTGGCCGTGACGGTGCCCCTCATGCTCCTGGTAGCCCTCGTGTTGTGGTTTAAGAAGCGCTggtgagtcctttctgtttcctcctctcctccctgatCTTCATTCACATTCCATTTCTACCTTCCCTAGGTCTGTCTCCCAACACCCCTTCACCCTCACTTGCTGCCTCCAACGCACCCATTAGCTCCCATTTCTCTTTCACAGCTCCTATCAAGACATCCCGTGAGCTGCCTCGCCATGCCTGCCCCGGGGCCCCGGAGCCTAGGACCACAGAGTGATGCTGCTGTTCCTTCCATCCTCCGTTTAATTTTTTCCCTGTTTCTGCTTTATAGTCACTTGTTCACATGAACAAGTTTCGTTCTGTACCTGTGTGGAATGTCTTCCTTGTCTTCTCCATCTGTTCATAGTCTCCTTTTTGGAGGCCCGTTCAGATTCCATCCTGCAAGGTGTTCCCTGACCCGCAGGTGGGAAGCCCTTCAACTCTGCTACAAGTGCACCTCACTTCTACGCTGCATGCGGTCACTTAGGTCTTTCTTCCGCTTCCAGGGTGCAGGCTCCTCTGGGACACGGTCATGACGAAGGTTCATTTCCTGTGTGGAGTACACGCTCCATGAAAATCAAACCCAAACAAATCGAACCCACGTTAGAGTCTGTGTTGTGCTGGTCGACTTTCTTCGTGATGTTCCTCCCTCATATGGCTGTAGCATTTGAAGGGCTGACACTTCCCTTCTTGTTCCAGTGTTTCTTAGATGGTCCAGAAATCCCACATTCCTTTTGCTCCTTCATTTTCTCCCTAACTCTTAAGGAAAAAATGCAGGTTACAAATCTTTTCCTGACTTCTCCTTTGTCTGTGCAAAACTGCATGTCTGGCCACGGATAAGCAGAAAACTGTGACCGGctttgctctctccttggtatgtGTGCAATGTTCCACACCTCCAGGAATACGCAAGAGCTTGAAGTCCACCATGGCCGACTCATTTTCCTGACGTCTGTGAAGCTTCAGTGGCTCCAGTTTTTGTGTCACCTGGAATCGCAGCCGTAGGCAACAGTCGCATTGACCTTTGATTCCTGCCACTGACTGCTGTGTTTCCTACAAACTCCCCGGGCTCGGGCCTCCTCTGTGGAGCTCCAGATTTGGTCTTCCCTTTTGGTGGCAGCAAGGCTGCAGGTCCTCAGCCTCTGGGATCActgtgcggggggtggggggggtgattCTGGGCTGGGTCACCCTGTTTGCTGCCCATGAGGGCACAGCAGTTTCTGAATAAAGTACTTCTCAATCTGCTGCATGCTTTTGGCCATTTTGCGGAATTCTGAAATGGTTTATTCAGAATTTTATGTCCAGTATTATCACCGATCTTTAGGGAGAGAGTGTGCTGAGTCCCTTACCCAGCCATTTGGGGTGTCCTGCTCCCCATAGACACTTCGTAGCATTATAAATCAAACGAGAGTTTCAGTTCCTCCCCATTGAAAGCAAAACGCAGCCGTACGCAGAACCCTTTATCGAGCTGGTGACAAACCACAAGTCAGGAACTATTTCAAGAGACTTTAAAGCATAACAGTTTACTTCTTTCCAGGGATACACCCCACGGTCAGAAGATAAAACTTACATTGTTTTCAATGACGTATCGCTCATGATAGTGTTGGGGTTGTCCTAAGGCCTCTTACATGCATGGTCCAGCGGGATATAGGGtagagtgggggatgggtgactATGTAATTATATCAATCTACCAGCAACCAGGATTTTCTGTAGGGGGAGAAGAAGTTGTTGTGAGATAAATGAGTAAAACTCTGTGCTTCTAGATGCGAGTTGAAAGTATAAATATGAACTCATTacagtattcttttttcccctctgtgtcaATCTTCTAATGTACCGATgttaaaaaaggacaaaacagaGTTTTACATTGACCTCGTGGAGATCATCCATTCCATGCAGCCGTGTTTGCAAACCCCGTGGCCAGACACAAAGTCAGGGcaggtcctggggcacctgggtggctcagtcagttaagcttctgccttcagctcaggtcatgatctcagggtcctgggatcgagtcccgcatcgggctctctgctcagcagggagcctgcttcctcctctctctctgcctgcctctctgctttcttgtgatctctgtctgtcaaataaataaataaaaaattaaaacaaacaaacaaacaaacaaaaaccaagtcaGGGCCGGTCCTGCTCAGTCCTAACCTCAAGGCTGAGCCGTCCTGCCCGTTCATGTAGGATCAGGGCATTCAGTGAGCAAAGCCAGGCTTCTTGGACCCCAATTTCCCTCTTGCTT from Neovison vison isolate M4711 chromosome 10, ASM_NN_V1, whole genome shotgun sequence includes these protein-coding regions:
- the LOC122918034 gene encoding T-cell surface glycoprotein CD1c-like; translation: MPSLELVLLAALLLVGGGAEATQEHVLFSVIQISSFANQSWAQHQGSGWLGDMQSHGWDSELGTIIFLHSWSKGNFSDEEMIDLELLFRVYFIGFTRETQEYAGQMHFGYPIEVQVRAGCELHPNDTVESFLQAAYGGSHFLSFRDMSWVPAPKGDSRAQSVCDLLNQYEGIRETVHKLLTHTCPRFALGLFDAAKVDYERQVKPEAWLATGPRPAPGRLLLVCHVSGFHPKPVWVMWMRGEQEQQGTQQGDILPHADGTWYLRVTLDVAAREVAGLSCRVRHSSLGNQDIVLHWEQHLSVYLILLAVTVPLMLLVALVLWFKKRCSYQDIP